One Marinibacterium anthonyi genomic region harbors:
- a CDS encoding TRAP-type C4-dicarboxylate transport system, small permease component yields the protein MIWVGRLRMAARALALVGFGGLLVLAVMTTADVLMRWLFNAPLQGVNDVSAVVMAVVIAACIPANLAFKQNIKVEAVGLLGGDRLHGLLEVIASLATLVFILLMAWQFVPYVISLHETGDRTWVLGWQVWPWWAVASVMLCFAVLVQVMTLCVDVIDLLTGRAAAV from the coding sequence ATGATCTGGGTTGGCCGATTGCGCATGGCCGCGCGTGCCCTGGCTTTGGTGGGCTTTGGCGGATTGCTGGTGCTGGCGGTGATGACGACGGCGGACGTGCTGATGCGCTGGCTGTTCAACGCGCCGTTGCAGGGCGTCAACGATGTCAGCGCGGTGGTGATGGCGGTGGTGATCGCCGCCTGCATCCCCGCCAACCTGGCCTTCAAGCAGAACATCAAGGTCGAGGCGGTGGGCCTTCTGGGCGGCGACCGCCTGCACGGGCTGCTGGAGGTGATCGCAAGCCTGGCCACGCTGGTTTTCATCCTGCTGATGGCCTGGCAATTCGTGCCCTACGTGATCTCGCTGCATGAAACCGGTGATCGGACCTGGGTGCTGGGCTGGCAGGTCTGGCCGTGGTGGGCGGTGGCGTCGGTGATGCTGTGCTTTGCCGTGCTGGTGCAGGTGATGACCCTTTGCGTCGACGTGATCGACCTGCTGACCGGGCGTGCGGCGGCGGTCTGA
- a CDS encoding Arylsulfatase, producing MAARNTRNILFIMFDQLRWDYLSCYGPATPHTPNIDRLAAMGVRFTRAYVQAPLCGPSRMSTYTGRYVQSHGASWNATPLKVGEVTLGDHLRQAGMGCWLVGKTHMHADAAGMARLGLEPDSVIGARVAECGFDVFERDDGMRAVGPDGPLVEPGGQTYDAYLRDKGYDGTNPWHDHANSGVTDDNDVLSGWFMANAGEAANIEEPDSETPYLTRRGMEFIATHDAPWLCHLSYIKPHWPYIVPAPYNAMYGPDDVRAPVRSRAEFDHAHPVMKAFMTTPVGQAFSRDEVREAVIPAYMGLIKQCDDQMGVLFDWLEDTGRMEDTMIVVTSDHGDFLGDHWMGEKTFFHDAAVKVPLIIYDPSPRADATRGTTCDALVEAIDLAPTFVEVAGGRVATNILEGHSLLPLLHGETEWARDAVICEYDYSATPLADRLNVSVRDAVMFMVADTRWKLIHCEGGFAPILFDLVNDPDELIDLGTDPDHAQVVDDMYAKLHRWARRISQRTTRSDEETVRLRTALRRQGVVLGAYHESDLPAELTVAYRGRKAVIRRP from the coding sequence ATGGCCGCCAGGAACACCAGGAACATCCTGTTCATCATGTTCGACCAGCTGCGGTGGGATTACCTGTCCTGCTACGGTCCGGCCACGCCGCACACGCCCAACATCGACCGGCTGGCGGCGATGGGCGTGCGGTTCACCCGGGCCTACGTGCAGGCGCCGCTGTGCGGGCCGTCGCGCATGTCGACCTACACGGGCCGCTACGTGCAAAGCCACGGGGCCAGCTGGAACGCCACGCCGCTGAAGGTGGGCGAGGTGACGCTGGGCGATCACCTGCGCCAGGCCGGCATGGGCTGCTGGCTGGTGGGCAAGACGCATATGCACGCCGATGCCGCCGGCATGGCGCGGCTGGGGCTGGAACCCGACAGCGTCATCGGCGCGCGGGTGGCCGAATGCGGCTTTGACGTCTTCGAACGCGATGACGGGATGCGGGCGGTGGGGCCGGACGGGCCGCTGGTGGAACCGGGCGGGCAGACCTATGACGCCTACCTGCGCGACAAGGGCTACGATGGCACCAACCCCTGGCACGACCATGCGAATTCCGGCGTGACCGACGACAACGACGTGCTGTCCGGCTGGTTCATGGCCAATGCCGGGGAGGCCGCGAATATCGAGGAACCCGACAGCGAAACGCCCTACCTGACCCGGCGGGGGATGGAGTTCATCGCGACCCACGATGCCCCCTGGCTGTGCCACCTGTCCTATATCAAGCCGCACTGGCCCTATATCGTGCCCGCGCCCTACAACGCCATGTACGGGCCCGACGATGTCCGCGCGCCGGTGCGCAGCCGGGCGGAATTCGACCATGCGCACCCGGTGATGAAGGCCTTCATGACCACCCCCGTCGGCCAGGCCTTCAGCCGGGACGAGGTGCGCGAGGCGGTGATCCCTGCCTACATGGGGCTGATCAAGCAATGCGACGACCAGATGGGCGTGCTGTTCGACTGGCTGGAAGACACCGGGCGGATGGAAGACACGATGATCGTCGTGACCTCCGACCACGGGGATTTCCTGGGCGATCACTGGATGGGCGAGAAGACGTTCTTTCACGATGCCGCCGTCAAGGTGCCGCTGATCATCTACGATCCCTCGCCCAGGGCCGACGCCACGCGCGGCACCACCTGCGATGCGCTGGTCGAGGCGATCGACCTGGCGCCCACCTTTGTCGAGGTGGCGGGGGGCAGGGTGGCGACCAACATCCTGGAGGGCCATTCGCTGCTGCCGCTGCTGCATGGGGAAACGGAGTGGGCCCGCGACGCGGTGATTTGCGAATACGATTATTCCGCCACGCCGCTGGCCGACCGGCTGAACGTGTCGGTCAGGGACGCGGTGATGTTCATGGTCGCCGATACCCGCTGGAAGCTGATCCATTGCGAGGGCGGGTTTGCCCCGATCCTCTTCGACCTGGTGAATGATCCCGACGAGCTGATCGACCTGGGCACCGACCCGGATCACGCCCAGGTGGTCGATGACATGTACGCCAAGCTGCACCGCTGGGCGCGCCGCATATCCCAGCGCACCACCCGCAGCGACGAGGAAACCGTGCGGCTGCGCACCGCGCTGCGCCGGCAGGGGGTTGTCCTTGGCGCGTACCATGAATCCGACCTGCCCGCAGAGCTGACCGTGGCTTATCGCGGGCGCAAGGCTGTGATCCGCAGGCCGTGA
- a CDS encoding TRAP transporter solute receptor, DctP family, translated as MTVFKPILAGVIALGLGSTASAETLRFSSFEPPVAHITKTILTPWAKDVSEASNGELDVQIFAGGTLGRSPAQQVKLVEDGVADIAWIIPGYSPGRFDQGTVAELPFLVPDATTGSRALWSLYDQGLLTGDYDKFKVIAVLCSAPNGIASTIPVTEPEDLKGVKLRAPGPTMLTAINALGAVPVGGITGPTAAESISRGLITGTFTQWGAIETFRMGEVISDYTDLPMGATPMLVLMNKAKYDSLSDTAKAAIDKFSGAAFVDRFGPSFDGNVSDAKARVTGKNDITIITPDAGSGERWKDAVAVATSDWIANTENGQAIHDAFVAALADATGEGS; from the coding sequence ATGACAGTCTTCAAGCCGATCCTGGCGGGGGTCATCGCCCTGGGGCTGGGCAGCACCGCATCCGCCGAGACGCTGCGGTTCTCCAGCTTCGAACCGCCGGTGGCCCATATCACCAAGACCATCCTGACCCCCTGGGCCAAGGACGTGTCGGAGGCATCCAACGGCGAGCTGGACGTCCAGATCTTTGCCGGCGGCACGCTGGGGCGCAGCCCGGCCCAGCAGGTCAAGCTGGTCGAGGACGGGGTGGCCGATATCGCCTGGATCATCCCGGGCTATTCGCCGGGCCGGTTCGACCAGGGTACGGTGGCCGAATTGCCGTTCCTGGTGCCCGATGCCACCACCGGGTCGCGGGCGTTGTGGTCGCTGTACGACCAGGGGCTGCTGACCGGGGATTACGACAAGTTCAAGGTCATCGCGGTGCTCTGTTCCGCGCCCAACGGCATCGCATCGACGATCCCGGTGACGGAACCGGAGGATCTGAAGGGCGTCAAGCTGCGTGCGCCGGGGCCGACCATGCTGACGGCGATCAACGCGCTTGGCGCGGTGCCGGTGGGGGGCATCACCGGGCCGACGGCGGCGGAAAGCATCTCGCGCGGGCTGATAACGGGCACGTTCACCCAGTGGGGCGCGATCGAGACGTTCCGCATGGGCGAGGTGATCAGCGACTACACCGACCTGCCGATGGGCGCGACGCCCATGCTGGTGCTGATGAACAAGGCGAAATACGACAGCCTGTCGGACACCGCCAAGGCCGCTATCGACAAGTTTTCGGGTGCGGCCTTTGTCGACCGGTTCGGGCCGTCCTTCGACGGCAATGTAAGCGATGCCAAGGCGCGGGTCACCGGCAAGAACGACATCACGATCATTACGCCCGACGCCGGGTCGGGCGAACGCTGGAAGGACGCGGTGGCCGTGGCGACCAGCGACTGGATCGCCAACACCGAAAACGGCCAGGCGATCCACGACGCCTTTGTCGCGGCACTGGCCGATGCCACCGGCGAAGGCAGCTGA
- the siaT_8 gene encoding Neu5Ac permease, translated as MDPLYLALLGFGAMMVMIALHVPIGISMALVGVTGFAQIVGWGPALSLMASEPAASMSNLDLAVIPLFMLMGSLAAAGGLATDVYDMANAMIGHRKGGLATTTVLASAGFGAICGSGVATTATFGRVALPEMLARGYKPDLAAGSIAAGGTLGIIVPPSSMMILYSVLTEQSVLDLFTAAVIPAILAVVFYFAAVQYTVWRSPASAPQSDRMPMRDRLRAIGRGWGVITLAVVVMGGIYSGIFTVNEAAAIGVVLAFLFALLRGKLDRKTVLSVLAEASSATAMVYIMVFGATIFSYFIAVSGGAAFLVDSIAALPVAPIVVIFGLLLLYIFLGAFFDEVAAMVVTLPFVIPIITGLGYDLVWWGIINVVVIGIGMLSPPLGINVMLLNSMHKDVPLMTIYRGVAPFMVADLVRLVLLVVVPSLTLWLPAMLQ; from the coding sequence ATGGACCCTTTGTATCTGGCGTTGCTGGGTTTCGGCGCGATGATGGTGATGATCGCGTTGCACGTGCCCATCGGCATTTCGATGGCGCTGGTGGGCGTGACCGGCTTTGCGCAGATCGTGGGCTGGGGCCCGGCGCTGTCGCTGATGGCCAGCGAACCCGCCGCCTCGATGAGCAACCTCGACCTGGCGGTGATCCCGCTGTTCATGCTGATGGGCAGCCTGGCCGCCGCCGGCGGGCTGGCGACGGACGTCTACGACATGGCCAACGCGATGATCGGCCACCGCAAGGGCGGGCTGGCCACGACGACGGTTCTGGCCAGCGCGGGGTTCGGGGCGATCTGCGGATCGGGCGTGGCCACCACGGCGACCTTCGGGCGCGTGGCGCTGCCCGAGATGCTGGCGCGCGGCTACAAGCCCGACCTGGCGGCGGGGTCCATCGCGGCGGGCGGAACGCTGGGCATCATCGTGCCGCCGTCGTCGATGATGATCCTGTATTCCGTGCTGACCGAACAATCGGTGCTGGACCTGTTCACCGCCGCCGTCATCCCCGCGATCCTGGCCGTCGTCTTTTACTTTGCCGCCGTGCAATACACCGTCTGGCGGTCCCCGGCATCCGCCCCGCAATCGGACCGCATGCCGATGCGCGACCGGTTGCGCGCCATCGGGCGGGGCTGGGGTGTGATCACGCTGGCCGTGGTGGTGATGGGCGGGATCTATTCCGGCATCTTCACCGTGAACGAGGCCGCCGCCATCGGCGTGGTCCTTGCCTTTCTCTTTGCCCTGCTGCGCGGCAAACTGGACCGCAAGACCGTGCTGAGCGTGCTGGCCGAGGCCAGTTCCGCGACCGCGATGGTCTATATCATGGTCTTCGGGGCAACGATCTTTTCCTACTTCATCGCGGTGTCGGGCGGCGCGGCCTTCCTGGTCGACAGCATCGCGGCCCTGCCGGTGGCGCCCATCGTGGTGATCTTTGGCCTGCTGCTGCTGTACATCTTCCTGGGCGCCTTCTTTGACGAGGTCGCGGCCATGGTCGTCACGCTGCCCTTCGTGATCCCGATCATCACCGGCCTGGGCTATGACCTGGTGTGGTGGGGGATCATCAACGTCGTGGTCATCGGCATCGGCATGCTGTCGCCGCCTCTGGGCATCAACGTCATGCTGTTGAATTCCATGCACAAGGACGTGCCGCTGATGACGATCTACCGGGGCGTCGCGCCCTTCATGGTGGCCGACCTGGTGCGGCTGGTGCTGCTGGTCGTGGTGCCCTCGCTGACCCTGTGGCTGCCCGCGATGCTGCAGTGA
- the mhpA_1 gene encoding 3-(3-hydroxy-phenyl)propionate/3-hydroxycinnamic acid hydroxylase produces MVAYPQDISVVIIGGGPAGLTCANLLATWGVDFILLEREARPLNLPRAIVLDDEGARTIQTFGLHRTYLQQARPGIGSRYYDDTGICFAETGAGPRTYGFAKRHYMFQPEFEDALRAELDACVPGRIRFNSNVIHIAQDGTGARVTLTGEDGGEHSIATHWVLACDGGRSPTREALGITMQGNTYEADWIVVDTMDDPDDTLFSKFYCSTTRPMVSVPAPHGGRRYEFMLLPGETREEVLEDGFLETLMAPFRAYDPAKIIRKTVYTFHARLADRFRQGRILLVGDAAHLTPPFAGQGMNAGLRDAHNVTWKIAAVEQGGADAAILDTYEAERRDPAWSMIQLAVAMGEIVMPVDPEQMVFRRLLLKALDPFPNVRDYLIQMRFKPKPRYDRGLFLGLDAPEFEASLVGEMLPQPTLDTPDGPVLMDEALGSGFALIAQCEAGRQAIGALDRTKLCGLPLGTLSLRGARFADPDTARPIRTHRDQVMLIRPDRYCAAAVAPEDLGAMLEAYEASLGLPNARTDGRPFETA; encoded by the coding sequence ATGGTCGCCTATCCGCAGGACATTTCGGTTGTCATCATCGGCGGCGGCCCGGCGGGGCTGACCTGCGCCAATCTGCTGGCGACCTGGGGCGTGGATTTCATCCTGCTGGAACGCGAAGCCCGGCCCCTGAACCTGCCCCGCGCCATCGTGCTGGACGACGAAGGCGCGCGCACGATCCAGACCTTCGGGCTGCACCGGACCTACCTGCAACAGGCGCGCCCCGGCATCGGGTCGCGCTATTACGACGACACGGGCATCTGTTTCGCCGAAACCGGGGCGGGCCCGCGCACCTATGGCTTTGCCAAGCGGCACTACATGTTCCAGCCTGAATTCGAAGACGCCCTGCGCGCCGAACTTGACGCCTGCGTGCCCGGACGGATCCGGTTCAATTCCAACGTCATCCACATCGCGCAGGACGGCACCGGCGCCCGTGTCACGCTGACCGGCGAGGACGGCGGCGAACACAGCATCGCCACCCACTGGGTGCTGGCCTGCGACGGCGGCCGCAGTCCCACGCGCGAGGCCCTGGGGATCACGATGCAGGGCAATACCTACGAGGCCGACTGGATCGTCGTCGACACGATGGACGACCCCGACGACACGCTGTTTTCCAAGTTCTACTGCAGCACCACGCGGCCCATGGTGTCGGTTCCCGCACCCCATGGCGGGCGGCGCTACGAATTCATGCTGCTGCCCGGCGAGACCCGCGAAGAGGTGCTGGAGGATGGGTTCCTTGAAACGCTCATGGCGCCGTTCCGGGCCTATGACCCGGCCAAGATCATCCGCAAGACGGTCTATACCTTCCACGCCCGCCTGGCCGACCGGTTCCGGCAGGGGCGCATCCTGCTGGTGGGCGACGCCGCGCACCTGACGCCGCCGTTTGCCGGGCAGGGGATGAACGCGGGACTGCGCGATGCCCATAACGTCACCTGGAAGATCGCCGCCGTGGAACAGGGCGGCGCCGATGCCGCGATCCTGGACACCTACGAGGCCGAGCGCCGCGATCCGGCCTGGAGCATGATCCAGCTGGCCGTGGCCATGGGCGAGATCGTGATGCCGGTGGATCCCGAACAGATGGTCTTTCGCCGGCTGCTGCTGAAGGCGCTGGACCCGTTCCCGAACGTGCGCGACTACCTGATCCAGATGCGGTTCAAGCCCAAGCCGCGCTATGATCGCGGCCTGTTCCTGGGGCTGGATGCGCCGGAATTCGAAGCCTCGCTGGTGGGCGAGATGCTGCCCCAGCCGACGCTCGACACCCCCGACGGCCCCGTCCTGATGGACGAGGCCCTGGGATCGGGCTTTGCCCTGATCGCCCAGTGCGAAGCCGGGCGGCAGGCGATCGGGGCTCTGGATCGCACCAAGCTGTGCGGTCTGCCGCTGGGCACCCTGTCGCTGCGCGGCGCGCGGTTCGCCGACCCGGACACCGCGCGCCCGATCCGGACGCATCGCGACCAGGTCATGCTGATCCGGCCCGACCGCTACTGCGCCGCCGCCGTCGCGCCCGAGGACCTGGGCGCGATGCTGGAGGCCTACGAGGCCAGCCTTGGCCTGCCCAACGCGCGGACCGATGGGCGACCGTTTGAAACCGCCTGA
- the kdgR_2 gene encoding Transcriptional regulator KdgR, giving the protein MSGFESVRSLHRGLQILQVINQRNGLKAGEIAKQTGIPRPTVYRLVETLESMRFISRDHSTDKWRVTLYAKSLSSGFRDEDWVLRNAVPEMVRLGREILWPIDLVTYRNYRMHIRESTHNISPYSIDHGMVGLDMPVLDVSSGRAYLAFCSETERSHLMAGLKEELKIVDPIILPEGPLDLLLDQTRELGVGFRRDNFRKGTCSMSSPIFHNDQIIACMTIIWTTSALKFDKAIDLYRDELVSVTRSISAAMAAQEGQDGQKAAG; this is encoded by the coding sequence ATGTCGGGGTTCGAATCCGTCCGGTCGCTGCATCGGGGTCTGCAGATCCTGCAGGTGATCAACCAGCGCAACGGGCTGAAGGCGGGCGAGATCGCCAAGCAGACGGGGATCCCAAGGCCGACGGTCTACCGGTTGGTGGAAACGCTGGAATCCATGCGCTTCATCTCGCGCGATCATTCGACCGACAAGTGGCGGGTGACGCTCTACGCCAAGTCGCTGAGTTCGGGGTTCCGGGACGAGGACTGGGTGCTGCGCAATGCCGTGCCCGAGATGGTCAGGCTCGGCCGGGAAATCCTCTGGCCCATCGACCTGGTGACCTATCGCAACTACCGGATGCATATCCGGGAATCGACCCACAACATCAGCCCCTATTCCATCGACCACGGCATGGTGGGCCTCGACATGCCGGTGCTGGACGTGTCCAGCGGGCGCGCCTACCTGGCCTTCTGCAGCGAGACCGAGCGCAGCCACCTGATGGCCGGACTGAAGGAGGAATTGAAGATCGTCGATCCGATCATCCTGCCCGAAGGGCCGCTGGACCTGCTGCTGGACCAGACGCGCGAGCTGGGCGTTGGGTTTCGCCGGGACAATTTCCGCAAGGGGACGTGCAGCATGTCGTCGCCGATCTTTCACAACGATCAGATCATCGCCTGCATGACGATCATCTGGACCACCAGCGCGCTGAAGTTCGACAAGGCGATAGACCTGTACCGGGACGAGCTGGTGTCGGTCACCCGGTCGATTTCCGCGGCGATGGCGGCGCAAGAGGGGCAGGACGGGCAGAAGGCCGCCGGTTAG
- the todE gene encoding 3-methylcatechol 2,3-dioxygenase: MTLKALGYIGIRSPKTQDWSAFATDLLGMQEVDGAAGSRAFRMDDRKQRLLVTDESDGGEEGLDFTGWEVDGPEDLDRLAGRLENAGVPVKLEAATLAGQRLVKQMISFHDPDGNRVEVFCGPEVTSDPFVPGRPISGFKTGTMGMGHAVLHVENIDRLVPFYRDLLGFHVTDYGLTPFPLYFFHLNGRHHTFAMAGTGRRGMHHFMVELQSLDDVGQGYDIAQQEKDRLAYSLGRHSNDHMMSFYANSPSGFFVEYGWGAREVDPETWEPHETFDGPSYWGHERVHMPEGSPARERLREMRMDAAKRGLRAPDPVGGCAWLDAVIRQE, from the coding sequence ATGACTCTCAAGGCCTTGGGATACATCGGGATCAGGTCCCCCAAGACGCAGGACTGGTCCGCCTTTGCCACCGATCTGCTGGGCATGCAGGAGGTCGACGGCGCCGCCGGATCGCGCGCCTTCCGCATGGACGACCGCAAGCAGCGCCTGCTGGTCACCGACGAAAGCGACGGGGGCGAAGAGGGGCTGGATTTCACCGGCTGGGAGGTCGACGGCCCCGAGGACCTGGACCGGCTTGCCGGGCGGCTGGAAAACGCGGGCGTGCCGGTAAAGCTTGAGGCCGCGACGCTGGCGGGGCAGCGGCTGGTGAAACAGATGATCTCGTTCCACGACCCCGACGGCAACCGGGTCGAGGTGTTCTGCGGCCCCGAGGTGACCAGCGATCCCTTTGTGCCGGGGCGCCCGATCTCGGGGTTCAAGACCGGGACGATGGGCATGGGCCACGCCGTGCTGCACGTGGAAAACATCGACAGGCTGGTGCCGTTCTACCGCGACCTGCTGGGCTTTCACGTCACCGATTACGGGCTGACGCCGTTCCCGTTGTACTTCTTCCATCTCAATGGCCGCCATCACACCTTTGCCATGGCCGGCACCGGGCGGCGGGGGATGCACCATTTCATGGTCGAACTGCAATCGCTGGACGATGTCGGGCAGGGCTATGACATCGCCCAGCAGGAAAAGGACCGGCTGGCCTACAGCTTGGGCCGCCATTCCAACGACCACATGATGAGCTTCTACGCCAACTCGCCATCCGGCTTTTTCGTCGAATACGGCTGGGGCGCGCGCGAGGTCGATCCCGAGACATGGGAGCCGCACGAGACCTTCGACGGGCCCAGCTACTGGGGCCACGAACGGGTGCACATGCCCGAAGGGTCGCCCGCCCGCGAACGCCTGCGCGAGATGCGGATGGACGCGGCGAAACGGGGGTTGCGCGCGCCGGATCCGGTGGGCGGCTGCGCCTGGCTTGACGCCGTCATCCGGCAGGAATGA